One genomic window of Indioceanicola profundi includes the following:
- a CDS encoding acyltransferase family protein → MKLHSLQALRAAAAMLVVIDHAILFLVWNGALPRAPYEHLAWFLGGLGVYVFFVISGFIMMHASGDMFGTGATGRFLLRRAVRIVPLYWAGTTLIIMLRILEGNAPSLHEVTTSVAFITAPNEQGKSMRPLLGQGWTLTYEAMFYVVFSVGLVFRRRLGLPLIVGGLIAVIGLGTLHKPLSDTSGATDWAAFYTDPILILFAVGIGVHALSRRLPPLGSGAALSLAAVTMAAAVLLFVSAIQAYPVSLSWTLIIFALATLCVLFATLDRDSACGRFGAALGRLGDASYAVYIFHSFVIMVAGRVLMKIGLLNPWIFVPLIIVASGVLGHLIHIYFEKPVMKVLNGWIERWAAARRAGTTSTGAAVWTGAARS, encoded by the coding sequence ATGAAACTCCATTCGCTTCAGGCACTGCGTGCGGCGGCGGCCATGCTGGTCGTGATCGATCATGCCATCCTGTTCCTCGTCTGGAACGGCGCGCTGCCCAGAGCCCCGTACGAGCACCTGGCCTGGTTCCTGGGCGGCCTGGGCGTCTATGTCTTCTTCGTCATCAGCGGCTTCATCATGATGCACGCCAGCGGCGACATGTTCGGCACCGGTGCGACGGGCCGGTTCCTGCTGAGGCGGGCCGTCAGGATCGTGCCGCTGTACTGGGCCGGCACCACCCTCATCATCATGCTTCGCATCCTGGAGGGGAATGCTCCCAGCCTCCATGAAGTCACGACATCCGTCGCCTTCATCACCGCGCCGAACGAGCAGGGCAAGTCGATGCGGCCACTCCTGGGCCAGGGCTGGACCCTGACCTACGAGGCGATGTTCTACGTCGTCTTCTCCGTAGGACTCGTCTTCCGCCGCCGTCTGGGATTGCCGCTGATCGTCGGCGGCCTCATTGCCGTCATCGGGCTCGGCACGCTGCACAAGCCATTGTCCGACACGTCGGGGGCGACGGACTGGGCCGCCTTCTACACCGATCCGATTCTGATCCTGTTCGCGGTGGGGATCGGGGTCCATGCGCTGTCCCGGCGTCTGCCGCCGCTGGGAAGCGGGGCGGCCCTGTCGCTGGCCGCCGTGACGATGGCAGCGGCCGTGCTGCTGTTCGTCAGTGCGATCCAGGCCTATCCGGTCAGCCTTTCCTGGACCCTGATCATCTTCGCCCTGGCCACGCTCTGCGTGCTGTTCGCCACGCTGGACCGGGATTCTGCCTGTGGGCGCTTCGGCGCGGCGCTGGGCCGGCTGGGGGATGCCTCCTACGCCGTTTATATCTTCCATTCCTTCGTGATCATGGTTGCCGGCCGGGTGCTGATGAAGATCGGCCTTCTGAACCCATGGATTTTCGTCCCGCTGATCATCGTCGCGAGCGGCGTGCTGGGACACCTGATCCACATCTATTTCGAAAAGCCGGTGATGAAGGTGCTGAACGGCTGGATCGAAAGGTGGGCAGCCGCGCGGAGGGCGGGCACGACCTCCACCGGTGCGGCCGTGTGGACCGGGGCGGCCCGGTCCTGA